The DNA sequence AAGTATCTACGGCGTTGAGACCCTTCTATTTCTCTGTGCATCCCGACTTGTTTGGCCAATTTCCCACACAGAGGGTAAGTCCTTATTTGCCTCaactaattttttcactgatcaATCACTTTTACACTAGAGCATCTGATgaatgtacaaattttttggacTCACTTATCATAGGATTAAAAAAGGCTTGACAAATTTGCTTCGCATTATGTGATGAAATAAGTCTTCCTATGTGTGTTTTTAGCATGGATAGGTATAGCGCTAAGATCTGGCAGAttccatgttattcttatcatACAACAGTAGATACTTGTGTATGAAAGTTTCAACGATCCTTTGTTTATTCATCGATCTCAACTTCTGTACAAAAATGGCAACAGTGGAACAAAGATTAATTATGTATTTCATTTAACCTTCAGACTGTCAATGAAAACTCTTTGAAGCAGTTGAGTTCTTTGATTGAAACTCTGCAGCAACGGAGGCCGATTAGACCGACTACGCTGCCTTTCTATCTACGCTCAAAAGACGAAAAGGAAGTCAAGGCTGGAAAATTTACCTTGGTGAAAATACAGTTGGCAGATCGTGATGTCAGGGAAACGATTCTTTGCATACTTAAGGCATGCAATCTTTCTACAAGTTTCGTTGATaaaatagaagagaaaaaaccaCCAATTTCAAAGCTGAAGTCACAAATTTGGCAGAGGTATCGGGGAGATGATAGCAGAATTGACTTTTCTGAACTCGAGGATGATCCTATCTATGCTTCCATTGTTATGAGGAGGAAAATCAATTTGGAACCTGACACATTCAAGTAAGTGTATGTATCAGCCCTAAACGCGATCAACCTTTAATAAAATTCAGCTCTTTGTTTGGTTGGGTTTCACAACTGTCATTGTCAATGTTCAAgacaagtaaataaaaaatttaaaaattttgtcatatCTTAGAAACTTTGGTAGAAACCCAATAATTAAAGATGTTATATATTTCCATAAGTACTCGTGTAATGTACACAGCAAAAATAAACTGCTTTAAATTTACTTTGATAAACCAATATTTTTGATAATGATCCAGaacaaaaaacatgaaatcaaaataatgatataaataaatagaagatACAGTTAAAAAAACAGCTGTGACCATTTTTCATGCacgtttaaagaaaaaataagcaTTACCTTCGACTAACAAAGAAGCATTTCCTTTTTAATGAATTACATTCATCACATTATTATGGATTTCATACATTCTAAACATTGTGCAATAATAGCatccagaaaaaaattttcagagccTGGAAATATCAGAAAATTAGCCCATagttatattaaaataaacacATGAGTATATTATATGAGTCACAGAGATGGTTTGGCATTTCAGAGCATATTTAGAAAAGCATAGTAACGAAGCCCTTGTGAAATTAGAGGCATGTCGACCCATCCGCGAGGAGGTGTCCAAACTGGAGAAGGAATTATGTTCAGACTTGGGCTTGAAGAAAATCGTTTGGGATTGTGGCTGGAATATTGCTCACTATCGCGGCTGCCTGTTAGCCTTCCTGGCACTCTCCAAACACCATCCCGAGCCCATGAAAGTTCTCGAGGGTAGAATTCTAGTCTTTGCTAATGACACGGGTATCAATTTGGAGGGAAATGTGATGTTGAACTCTGGTGAAGTGCGGCACAACTGGCTTGACGTAAGACATGTTGATAGATACAAAATGTTCAAGACGAAATTGGGTGGTAATACTTAAAGTAATATTTGGTTTTAACGTCTAATAATGCAGCTAGtgaagaatgtgaaaaaacaaGATGCTGTTCTGCTGCGGCTCCCTGCATTTGAAAAGGCTGTCTCTCAAGTTCTGCTTGGCATCAAAGTTGGAAGACGGTGTGTAACGTAGAGTAGGTAATGAGTGACGGTAAGGCTCAGGGTGCAATTTATGTGCAGGAAATTCATGCCGAAGGTCATGGTGGATCAGTACGAACAACAGTTGCGGCAGTTAACGACTACTCTGAGTGACTATCGATGCCGTAGAAAATACCCGACAGATTGGCCCGAAGATTTAAGCTCTTACGAAATTGTAGTCGAAACGTAGGTTCTTCAGAGATTCTCATTgctttcgaattttattgagaTTGAAgtaattattgataaatttttacttcttcttaTAGGGAAGCTGGACCTCTGATGCTATCGCCCACAGGACAATTCATTGTCCCATCATCCTGCCCCAGTTTTCTATTAATTAGCTTCAtcacagaaaatttgaatgcagCTACACAGAGACTAAATCATTACAACAGGTAATTACGTTTGTTTCTTCAGAAAACTGTCAGGATTTTTACGAAtctggaaaatgaaaaaaaaaccggcaAAAGTCAGTGAACTCAATTGCTGACTTTGATTTACTACTAGTAGTGAATCATTTTGGAGTATCAGCTCAGCTGCTATTAAAAAGTCTTTCCGAGAATATTTCCTTGTCGCACAAAAGTAAGGTCGATCATGTAATTCCCTGATCATTTATAACTAGctgtattataaattaatattgtcATTACACTTTGTGaacaaattcgtttttttaaaggttttcaaaaaccttgataattttatgtatttttcagAGTGAAACACGTAGAACGAGAGCTTCACAGAAAAGTAGCACTTGAGCTAGAGCTGGCAGCACTAGATAAAGATGATAGCATAACGCCTGATCTGATGATACAGTGCTGCGAACGCCTTTTGCAGAACAAAACTGTTCTAATGCCAATGCTTTCTGGGATTAGGCTGTGGGTCACTCACTACTATTCAGTTATGAGCGATGGAGTCTTATGTATACCATGGGACTGGAAAATAtgatataacaattttttcatgattttcgatatcacgaaaaaactttcaataaCGGTTCAACTATAGAgcatattattgtaattagtatttgttgaaatttttttttttttattcttattttaaattttcaaaagtttaccTAATTTGGTATATCTCTTGATGTGTATTGAACAAACTTGGAATGTTTAACTAACATAAATTAGTCAACAAAGATTCGTTTAAATCGAATCGTAATGAGATAATTCTGTGCCATTCTTAGTAAGCAAAAAGATTTTAATTTAACACTTTAGCAAATTATACTTATATCTAATTTAGCAACGAAACTGTGGTACTATAAGTCATAACTGCACAAAGACAGCTTCGTACCCCAGTTTTAGTAGATTACTAACATTTGTATTTGTTCTTGAACTGTGTATACGGCATTAGCTGTCGCGTAACCTTGCAAACGTTTATTAACGCAAAGTGATGAACAAAATTGGAATGTCGACTACATTCTGATCAAATTTGAATCCTAAAGGGTGCAATTATGGTACatgtaaatacatttttataaataatgacaatatttttctcagtgtAGCTATGTAATCTTGCGAGCAAAGTATATCCATTGGGTAATGTGTTTTTGATTTACCAATTATGCctaagaataaaaacaaagactgtaaaaattattaagaaaatatgtataaagtttAACTTGAAAGATCGTCGGCAAATCCAAAATATGACCCagtattgataaatttttcacctacATGATTGAAAACGTTTTATTTAAAGTACAAACTTCAATGTCTTTCTTAACAAGCTCAATTTTTGTACCAGTGCTGTgtaggaaaagagaaaaatacacCACATTATGTATGCCGTGTGCTCATGATTAGCAAATAAGGACCTTGAATACAACATGAGCAATAGTGCcaacaaatattgaaataacataacttaatttttctgtgaaactGGATAATAGCTTATATTTTTCTAAGCTTGTTCTAACAGGCTGATGTATAAAATGTTAATTgcatctaacaataagtagaaatgatgaaataattgacAATACCCATACTACATAATTAtcttgtaaataaattgatcTCATTATAGGAATTTGcctattttttgtattttgactCGAACCGTCGACAAAACGTACTCGAGTCGATCCTAAAGGGTATATTCCGAAACTTGACCAAGATTCGGAATATCATTGTGTCTTATTTTAACCGTCATGATAAACAAGGATAAAACAGTTAGTAGACAGTTCGGAATACACCTTACCGACCCTACTAACTAAAGTTTGTGAACGCAGCCCAGGATTTCACTGTCATTTTCCTTCAAGGATAAACGTCAAGTTCGTGGCACTTTATTGCATTGTCCACGCAGTCCGTTGTTGAGGGTTGTGTTTAGCGTTGGGGATTCCAGACAAATAAAATTGTGAACGTTTTAGTGCATGAATGACTAATGACGGCTGCGCCTTGATGCACAAAGTTTACTTTTACAGAGAATAGCAGTAAGCTATTCTCTGTTATATCATTATCAACCAAAATTGACCGCGGTTAACAATCACTACCACAGTTCGGTGTCCCATGTacacaaaaacaataaaaatgccAGCCACGAAGGATTcgaatattgttaaaattgCCATACAAATGGCTGATCAGCAGGCgcaattaattgaatttaaccAAAAGCAGCCCTTGACCGGAATAATTCaggtatatacacacgtaatAATATGAGGATTGAAGGGTCGATTCATCCTACCTCTAGGTTACCTTTCAGTGAATGATCGACTGCCATAGTACTGAATGCGAAAATTCAACATCTTCTATGCTCTATGCTTGTTACAGATTCCTAGAACATTTTGACTTGATCGAAGTATACTCAGTTGCATATATTGAATACAGGGAAAACCTTTGATAATAGcgacaatattatttttttcaaattacctaTGTTCTGATGAACTCATGGTTGTATAATTTGTCTTGCAGGAACTGTGCAACGCTTGGGACCTCTCAGATCCCGACACGTATGCTCTGCAGTTTTCAGATAACAACAACCATAACTACATAACGGAGAAAAAtcggaatgaaataaaaaatgggagCATCTTAAGACTAGAACATTCACCTTCAAAAACAGCCAGTGACATATTAGCCAAACTGAACAATGgcaataacgatgaaaaagttTCAGCACTCCAGAAATTAAGCACTCTCAGCAACGACGTTACATTTGCTTTGGAATTTATCAATAAACAAGGCTTGGCTCTCATTATTTCGCaggtaatttttaacaatgtgGCTATTTGCACCACAGCGTTAGTGTATTCAGGGCATGCTGGACACCCTTGATAGGCTAAATATTTACTCgtcccaaatttttcaaaaacaattggAGTGTCTgaacaattattcaatttactaCTAAGAGAGTGGGTATCTGAAATTTGGTGTGccacatcaaaattttttttgtcctacTTTATCTACAAGAGAATGTCTGTGATAATCATAATGAGGACCCTTGCGTTATTATGTAGCTTTGACTTCGAACGAATCAAAGAACGATAAGGATTCCTTCCATTATCAAACCTTGTCTCACCTCATAATTTAATATAGAAGGTATATAGGATTTAACAGAACTGTTTAATCATAAAACAATCTCATTAAAATACATCAACTATTCAGATCTTGTATTTAATGACTAGGAATTGCTGCTTCTATATTATTTTAGTAAACAGCTCAGAGTGCTCTTACAAATCTGTAATTCTGTTTCTTGAATGATTTCTTACTccgattttaattttcttccgtATGTCTTTTTCTAATGGCAGGTTGAGGCTGGTAAATCTAAAAGTAACACATTGGCCTTTCTCTTGCAATCGTTTGTGGAATTAATGGATCATGGGATTGTATCGTGGGATATATTGGAATCTCCGTTCATAAATAAAGTGGCTAGCTATGTGAATAATCAAGCAGCTCCGCCGGACTCTAAGGTCGTTGGAGCATCCTTGCAAATTCTGGAAAACATCGTCGTGAATTCTTCAGGAAAATATAGTCAAGTTGAAAAGGAAGTTACTTTTCCAAATTTAGTCATGCACTTGCAAAGTCAGAGCTCTCAAATCCAACAAAATGCTATGTCCCTCATCAATGCTTTATTTCTCAAGGCAGACTTGCCTAAACGACGAGCTGTCGCTGCTACTCTGCAATCTAAACAATTACGGCTCGTCTTCGTTACGAATGTTATACAGTCAACAGGACAGGTAAGAATTGGCACTCAAAGTGATCGTTTTCTCATAGAAGTTTTCTTAAACTCTTCAATTTACTTCCAGGTTGGCAGCGAGATGGCACATCAACTCTATGTACTGCAGACACTGTTGCTGGGACTGTTAGAACAGAGAATGATGACTAAAATGGATCCCCAGGATCAGGATGCACTTGATAAGATCAAAGAACTTCGTCGCATTGCATTTGATACTGAAGGGTCCGTAAGCGGGGATGTAACAGCTCGAAAACAAGGTGTTTTTGCTAAGGATTACAAGAAACTAGGCTTCAAATACGATATAAACCCAGCCATGGATTTTACCGAAACTCCACCAGGAATGTTAGCCCTGGATTGTATGGTTTATTTTGCCAGAAATCATATGGAGAGTTACACAAAGGTGGTTCTTGAGAATTCGTGtcgtgccgatgaacatgagtGTCCATTCGGACGAACTAGCGTCGAATTAGTAAAACTTTTGTGCGAGGTAATATTTTTAAGTGATTGACAAGTATCTGAGAACAACTTCTATCAAAGTATTGAAGTATGCAATGGCATTCCCATATTTTTGAACCTACTTTCAGGTATTAAGAATAGGTGAAGCTCCCAGCGAACAAGGACAGTGTTATCACccaatgtttttcaaacacgATCATCCTTTCGAAGAGTTTTACTGTGTATGCattgttttattgaataaaacatGGAAAGAGATGCGGGCAACGACAGAGGACTTTGTCAAAGTCTTTTCTGTTGTTAAAGAGCAAATAACTCGAGCACTTCAAAGCAAGCCGACAGGACTTGATAAGTTTAAATTGAAACTGCATCAACTTACTTACTCTGTAATCACAAGCCTCTGGCAGCAAGAGAGGACCAGCCGCGAGGAGTGTGAGAGTCATGCCAAACCTATCATTGAACTTCGGGAACAAATTACCCCCGAAATTATGGATCTTATACGCCAGCAGAGGCTTGGGTTCTTAGTCGAAGGTACTCGCTTCACCAAATATGGTCCCAGAGGTCAGGTAAGTTGACCTTCTTTCACAGTAGTTTGTTGAATTTCTCATCAATAATGCAGACGTCTCAAATTGAAACATGGGAAATTTGATTTGTGACTTTAGAGAATGAAAGATAAATTTCGGTACGTTCGACTTTCACCAAATCACAAAGTGTTTCATTAcggtgaatgcgatgaaaagtCTGTGCCAACAATCGACGAGCTTCCAGCAAAACTTGCAGTTGTCGAGATTCGAGCGCTTTTAACCGGTAGAGACTGTCCGCACATGAAAGATTTACAACGGCGAAAGACTACCCATCAGCTTGCATTTTCTTTGGCCCTTGATTCTGTCGAGGTGAGCAGTCTCGACTTTGTAGCACCAGATGAGCAAGTGTTCGATTACTGGACCGATGGGATCAATGCTTTGCTGGGTAAGCATTCTGAAAAACTTAGTTTAGAAtgtaatttttagaaattagaaattgtttcttcacttttttttttaatcgaactGTACCGTCCCGTGTTTATATTCTACTTTAGGCAACAAGATGACGAGCAAGGAAACGGAAAAAGACCTGGAAACCCTCTTGTCTATGGATATTAAATTGAGACTATTAGATGCAGAGGGTATAGACATTCCGACCGAACCTCCACCGATTCCAGACAATCCACCGCACTACGACTTTTGTTACGAACTCACATAGACTTGAGAATTGTATTgcaagttttaatttttattagtcTCATGATCAGGTGTCTCAAGATTTTACATACGAAATGTTagtgcaattttttatttgatgtgCAAATGGTTTAAGTGCCGCAATTAACTCATTAACTGTAggttaatttttatgaatcaGCAATCTCATGCGaataagtattattattattattcctgcaaaatctttgaaaatagtGGTACTAAACAgaccaaatttgaaaattcacgattGCGAAATGGCGTAATTCTATAGTATGCCAAAGATATAGAATaatgatttatatatatatatatacacatattttaaaaaattttattacttcatttttttttctacaagttACTGTCAGATGtggtttatatacatacatctatTGAATCTCTAtttcagaatatttatttatgtaatcaAAGGCAACAGTTTTATAGTGCACGAATCTACACCGCTTTTAacgtaatttatttcatttatattttttacactatTTAATAAATTGTCATAAACTTGATTATCGTAATTGCGATATTGAGGGtggcatttttttattccacacTTTTAACAGTATTGTGTAATGACGCAATGAtctttattgaataaaaataaataatttgtgtaaCAATATTGTGCAGCTTGGATCAAGACATCTCTTTACAGAAATTCATCTAAACACTACTTATGAGAATAAGATGTACTTTTTAAGTAAAAAACACCATTTTGCTAAGCTCTAATTTGCACAGTGATGATAGAGAATTTTATTAGAACATTTTAGTCGCAGCAATTTGAAAATCGGttacgaagaagaaaaataggattaCTATCaggattttgtattttttactgTTAAACATTGctgattatacaatatattttgtTGATGTGACCGTGTTTCCTCGAATCACTGATAGTCAGTTAGGGGTAACCGGAACCAGTTGAGTTTTGCGGTATTTATTTTCTGGCAAAGCATTCTGCAATTGAAGATTTAGAAAATCACGTGCCGATGTCCTCATTCAAGATATGATAGTGCTGAGGGTCATCGGCATAGTGGTCAGGAGGACAGAGGAAAAATTCCATGAGGTTGAGCACTGGCCCTCTGCTGAACGGGTTCAAGTAACGCCCACGTTTGTCCCTCAGGTATGAGTACCTCTTGTAATTGAACATTTCATTTGTTGTGAGGTTCATGC is a window from the Diprion similis isolate iyDipSimi1 chromosome 6, iyDipSimi1.1, whole genome shotgun sequence genome containing:
- the LOC124406732 gene encoding engulfment and cell motility protein 1 isoform X2 — its product is MYTKTIKMPATKDSNIVKIAIQMADQQAQLIEFNQKQPLTGIIQELCNAWDLSDPDTYALQFSDNNNHNYITEKNRNEIKNGSILRLEHSPSKTASDILAKLNNGNNDEKVSALQKLSTLSNDVTFALEFINKQGLALIISQVEAGKSKSNTLAFLLQSFVELMDHGIVSWDILESPFINKVASYVNNQAAPPDSKVVGASLQILENIVVNSSGKYSQVEKEVTFPNLVMHLQSQSSQIQQNAMSLINALFLKADLPKRRAVAATLQSKQLRLVFVTNVIQSTGQVGSEMAHQLYVLQTLLLGLLEQRMMTKMDPQDQDALDKIKELRRIAFDTEGSVSGDVTARKQGVFAKDYKKLGFKYDINPAMDFTETPPGMLALDCMVYFARNHMESYTKVVLENSCRADEHECPFGRTSVELVKLLCEVLRIGEAPSEQGQCYHPMFFKHDHPFEEFYCVCIVLLNKTWKEMRATTEDFVKVFSVVKEQITRALQSKPTGLDKFKLKLHQLTYSVITSLWQQERTSREECESHAKPIIELREQITPEIMDLIRQQRLGFLVEGTRFTKYGPRGQRMKDKFRYVRLSPNHKVFHYGECDEKSVPTIDELPAKLAVVEIRALLTGRDCPHMKDLQRRKTTHQLAFSLALDSVEVSSLDFVAPDEQVFDYWTDGINALLGNKMTSKETEKDLETLLSMDIKLRLLDAEGIDIPTEPPPIPDNPPHYDFCYELT
- the LOC124406732 gene encoding engulfment and cell motility protein 1 isoform X1, translating into MYTKTIKMPATKDSNIVKIAIQMADQQAQLIEFNQKQPLTGIIQELCNAWDLSDPDTYALQFSDNNNHNYITEKNRNEIKNGSILRLEHSPSKTASDILAKLNNGNNDEKVSALQKLSTLSNDVTFALEFINKQGLALIISQVEAGKSKSNTLAFLLQSFVELMDHGIVSWDILESPFINKVASYVNNQAAPPDSKVVGASLQILENIVVNSSGKYSQVEKEVTFPNLVMHLQSQSSQIQQNAMSLINALFLKADLPKRRAVAATLQSKQLRLVFVTNVIQSTGQVRIGTQSDRFLIEVFLNSSIYFQVGSEMAHQLYVLQTLLLGLLEQRMMTKMDPQDQDALDKIKELRRIAFDTEGSVSGDVTARKQGVFAKDYKKLGFKYDINPAMDFTETPPGMLALDCMVYFARNHMESYTKVVLENSCRADEHECPFGRTSVELVKLLCEVLRIGEAPSEQGQCYHPMFFKHDHPFEEFYCVCIVLLNKTWKEMRATTEDFVKVFSVVKEQITRALQSKPTGLDKFKLKLHQLTYSVITSLWQQERTSREECESHAKPIIELREQITPEIMDLIRQQRLGFLVEGTRFTKYGPRGQRMKDKFRYVRLSPNHKVFHYGECDEKSVPTIDELPAKLAVVEIRALLTGRDCPHMKDLQRRKTTHQLAFSLALDSVEVSSLDFVAPDEQVFDYWTDGINALLGNKMTSKETEKDLETLLSMDIKLRLLDAEGIDIPTEPPPIPDNPPHYDFCYELT
- the LOC124406732 gene encoding engulfment and cell motility protein 1 isoform X3 gives rise to the protein MYTKTIKMPATKDSNIVKIAIQMADQQAQLIEFNQKQPLTGIIQELCNAWDLSDPDTYALQFSDNNNHNYITEKNRNEIKNGSILRLEHSPSKTASDILAKLNNGNNDEKVSALQKLSTLSNDVTFALEFINKQGLALIISQVGSEMAHQLYVLQTLLLGLLEQRMMTKMDPQDQDALDKIKELRRIAFDTEGSVSGDVTARKQGVFAKDYKKLGFKYDINPAMDFTETPPGMLALDCMVYFARNHMESYTKVVLENSCRADEHECPFGRTSVELVKLLCEVLRIGEAPSEQGQCYHPMFFKHDHPFEEFYCVCIVLLNKTWKEMRATTEDFVKVFSVVKEQITRALQSKPTGLDKFKLKLHQLTYSVITSLWQQERTSREECESHAKPIIELREQITPEIMDLIRQQRLGFLVEGTRFTKYGPRGQRMKDKFRYVRLSPNHKVFHYGECDEKSVPTIDELPAKLAVVEIRALLTGRDCPHMKDLQRRKTTHQLAFSLALDSVEVSSLDFVAPDEQVFDYWTDGINALLGNKMTSKETEKDLETLLSMDIKLRLLDAEGIDIPTEPPPIPDNPPHYDFCYELT
- the LOC124407432 gene encoding T-cell activation inhibitor, mitochondrial; its protein translation is MYCTLKKCICSHEAVRALSTGEVSTALRPFYFSVHPDLFGQFPTQRTVNENSLKQLSSLIETLQQRRPIRPTTLPFYLRSKDEKEVKAGKFTLVKIQLADRDVRETILCILKACNLSTSFVDKIEEKKPPISKLKSQIWQRYRGDDSRIDFSELEDDPIYASIVMRRKINLEPDTFKAYLEKHSNEALVKLEACRPIREEVSKLEKELCSDLGLKKIVWDCGWNIAHYRGCLLAFLALSKHHPEPMKVLEGRILVFANDTGINLEGNVMLNSGEVRHNWLDLVKNVKKQDAVLLRLPAFEKAVSQVLLGIKVGRRVQFMCRKFMPKVMVDQYEQQLRQLTTTLSDYRCRRKYPTDWPEDLSSYEIVVETEAGPLMLSPTGQFIVPSSCPSFLLISFITENLNAATQRLNHYNRVKHVERELHRKVALELELAALDKDDSITPDLMIQCCERLLQNKTVLMPMLSGIRLWVTHYYSVMSDGVLCIPWDWKI